TCGCCCTCCACCCCGCCGAGATGCGGCCCAGCTCCCCCGCTCTTTTCCCTCACCCCTCGGAGGGGCCGCGGCGCAGGCGGCGAGCTAGCCAGCGGAAGACGACCGCCAAGGTCAGCAACACCCCCGCGGCCACCAACAACCACACATACACCGGCGTCCGCCTCGGAGGTACCACCCCCACCGGCTCCGGCAAACCATAATGCGACAAAGTGAACTCCGACTCCGGTAACGGCCTTGCTGGTACCGACCAGTCGTAGGTATATTCCATGCGGCTCTCACCACCATCAGAGAAAGAACTCGTATGATAATATCGCACTGGTATTGGTACTCCATTATCAACCTTGTATTCAATACGAATCTCAGTTATTCCAGTGCCAATAATATCTTGAGTACGAAAACGCCCTTCCATCAGTGTCCAATATCCAGTAGAATCTAACATCATTGTCCCGCCTTGCACAAAATAAGGTGGCGGCTTATCCACCGCATGCGGACACTCAAAATCTACCACCCACAACTCCCCACCCTCCCGACTCACCCTCCGCATCCCCACCACCCGAAACGGCTGGTACTCCAACAACTCCGGTAACGTCTTCCCCAAAACATCGATCCCCCTGTACTTCATCCATCGTATCGTCTTCCATACCGAAAAATCGCTCTCCGACCCGCGAAAACTCCTCCCCTCTCCCCCTTCATCGATCATCCGCAGTTGCCAACCCCCACCTCCCTTCGTCCCACTCAAGGACTTCTCCAACCAAAACGCATACCGCGAATTCACCCCATAGGCAAAATCCCCACGTCCCGCCTCCTCCCACGGCTCATAATCCTCCAAATAATGCTCGAACACCCCGCCCGCTGCCGACTGCCGCACCACGTACCGGCTCCGACTCCGATTCTGCTTGCCATTTGCCTGCTTGACCTCATTCTGATAAATCGCGGTTCCCACCCATCGGTCCGCTTGCTGCTCATACTCCCGCCACCGGGGTAAAGCCTCTTGCTGTAACAAGCGTAAACCCTCTGTTCCGCTCAGCTCCTGAGCTTGCCCACTCCACGCCCCCAGCCCTATCAGCAGTGCACCAGCCCACACGCCAGCCACCCCACGCATCGGTTGAATCTCCTTCCCATCCAGGGCAAATCCGGTGACTCCACCCCGTCACTATTTTTGACACCGCCAAGTCAGAATAAACTTTCCATCTTCGTGATTGAACAAGCAACTGAGTGCACCTGCACCACTCCTTCCACCCTTGTGGTGCACTCGGTAAAGAACATCACGACTCGCGATGACAGCAAAGAGACATTTCTCCTACCACTCAGTAGCAACCGCAAAACCTACCTTCCCTCGGATCAAGACACCGGCAATTGCAACGAGGTAAAGCAGTGCAGCCAAGAGAAGTCCCCCAGACATCCTCTTTCTTTCGGGATATTAGTGCAGCCGTTACTACACTGCGAACATGGCGGAATCTGGCAGGCGGCGAGGCACTCTTGGTAATTCGGATCATTCGGATCACACGGGCAATTCAGTATCACGGACGGGTCCTCCGCGTAGGCGTGGCGGGTGGCCATTGCCGCCAGGGCCACCACCAGCACTGCCAACCCCACCGAACCACACACCGAACCGAGCAGACCACACACACGTGAACCGAGCTTACCACACACGCGTACCATGAGCAACCCTCCAGTCACACCTCCGACAGCCCCCGCCACCGGAGTCGAAACTTCCCCGCTGACCTGCCATCGTCACCGGAGTAGGAAACCCTGACCTCGCACACCCTCGAAGCCGGGATTCCCCCGATGAACCTCAGCACTTTCGGAAGAAAGATGCTTCCCACAGTGCAGGTCCTCGGGACCCGCACCATCATCGGTGCCCTTCGTTGGTGTGCTTACCCCCACTTCAGCTCTTACAGATGTGTTCCTCGACAAAAGGAGCGGGGAGATTGCGGGACGTTCACTTTTTGGGTTGCGGCGAGTCCTTGGGCGTGGGGTTGGGCTGGAGGAGGCGCTCTTCATCTTTGAGGAGTTCTTCGAGAAATTCGACCCGCTTGGCATCCTGCTGGCGAGCCTGGGCGACGAAGGCAGCGGCGGCTGCGTTTTTGGGATCAGCCTGAGCAGCGGCAATCGCAAACTTCAGGATGGCCCGCATGTTGATCGGAATGGTGTTGTGGGAGGGTTTATCCGCATAGGAAAGGATCAGCGGGGTCAATTGCCATTGTTTCCATTTGCGCAAGTCTTCGATGGGCATATCGGCGATGTCAGGTTGTGCGACCAATTGTTTCATCACGTCCAGGACTTTGTCGCGGGGGATGACGTCGGAGCGGAACTCCCAGAAGTAGCGGGCGGTGCGCAGGACGGCATATTTGACGGGGAACTCTTGGTCGTCGTGGATCAATTGGGTGAGGTATTTCCAGCCTTCCTGGGGATCAAGGAGGATATAGCCGGCGAGGACGCCATCGAGACCGCTAGCGAATTGGCGTTCTTTGTCATCGAGGAGTCGGCGTAGGGCACGGGCGTGTTCGGGTTTGCCGCAGTGGCCGAGGAGCAGGCCGTACAAGCCGTAGCGGCTGCCACGGGTGTTGGGGTCGGCCAGCCATTGGAGCAGGGTTTCCGGGGGGAAGTGCGGGGCAACTTCGCGCACCTCCTTGTAATCGGCGGCGGCGAATTCGTTGTAAGCATCGCTGCTGATGACCACGTCCTTGTCTTCCAGATAGCGGAAGAAATACTTGAGGCGGGTGGCAGCGTCCTTGTTGCGCACGGCAATGGCGCCTTGGAGATACTCCGGCAGGCGGCTGTCTGGAGGGAACGCATCGCCGCGGTAGGGGTCCAATTCTCCGGTGGGAGAGACGTTGAAGAAGATCAGGTACTTGTATCCGCGGCCTTCCGGCGGAATGTAGCGGGGAATGGTGATGGTCTTTTTTCCTTTGATGATGTCATGGGGCTTGATAACGATTTCGATATGGAACTCTGTGGTGCCTTTGTTGAAGCCGCCATCCTGAGGGTCTAGCTTGGCGTTGCTCAGGCTGCCGTAGAGGATCATATCCGCCTGGGCGACTTCATTGGACAATGTGTTGCCACTGGGTGCGCAGAAGGGGCAAGCCCAGACCGCACTCGACCCAAACCATAGTGTCGCCAGAATGCCGATAATTCCAGGTCCGACTCGCATGGCTATCGTCCTCATGACCGTGCCTCGCCTCCAGGTCGTCCCGCCGCGAAGGTCGCCTCATCGCAGGGGCGGGGCTGCGCCTTCCTCCCCATCCTATCCCTACGGGCCTCTCTCTGAGGCGATTATGGGGCGGTTGATGTCCGGAAGCAAGATAAAGACTGCTCTGTAATATAAAATTATACTTGCACCTCATGTTGTTCTAATTGCGACAACGCTTGCTCCACCAAGCGCCGCGCAGCGGAGACCAGGGGCGGATCCGCCGAGGTAGGGCGGAGGGCTTCCAGATAGCGGCGGACCTTGCGTACAACCTGGGCACGCTTGAAAGGTTCCAGGTGGGCGGAGTCCGTCAGGTTGTCGTACATATCGGCCAGCTTGAGCAGGTGCACTTGCCAGTCGGCGGCGCGCAACTGCCGGCAGTAAGCCTCCTCGCGCTGCTCCTCCGGCAGGCGGCAATCCTTGGACAAGGCGGCGACCCAGCGAGCGACCTGCTCGCCGAAGGCCGCGGCCAGATCGTCGTAGTCCGTGTCCGTGTCCTCCAGGCAGTCGTGGAGCACGGCGGCGGCGAGCACCTCCTCATCCCCGCAGCCCAATAGATGCCGGACGATCAACGCCACCCGCAGCGGATGCGCCACATACGGCGTCCGCCCATCCTTGCGCAACTGATGCCGGTGCGCGCGAGCAGCAAACGACACGGCGGCCAATACAACCTCCTCAAAAGTTCTCATGTCACCCTCGCAACAGTGTGTTCCAGGAGAGAACCCCCAGCAACCGGCCTTTTCCTGACTCTCTTTTTGAGCTACAATAGGGGAACCAAAGCATCCTGAGCAACCCGCCTGGACAGTCGCAGGATGATCCCGAACGGGGCGGCCGTACCCGGGCCTGAAGCTCAACGGTTGAGCAGGCGGCTCATAACCGCTTGGTTGCGGGTTCGAATCCCGCCGGGCCCAATCCACCTCTCGCCATGGCTCACCCCTGCCCAAGGTGCCGCCTGGGGTTCCCCCTCCAGCGAGGCCCACAATTGCAAGAGGCCAGGGCGAGCAAACCGAAGGCGGTGCTCTGCTACACGCTAAATGTTGGCTCTGGAACCCCGCCCAACAATTGATGAGGGGGAATTCCGGAGAACAGCCGCCCTGCCCTCCGCCCACGACCGCGGACCCCCTGCCAACCCACTTGCCTGCCGCCGATGACTCCGCAAACTCAAAACCTCGGCAGAGGCGGGAAAAACCGCTCAAAGGCGAGGACCCCCTGCCCGAAGCAACTCCCGCATCTTGCCGCGGAAAAGCGGACCTCCCCTCGGACCGACTCCTTGTCCCTGCCAAAGGAGAGCGGAGCTGCGGGAACCTCGCACGCCAGCTCCGGCGTACTGTCGCCATAATGTCACTCTTTCGAGGAACCGCTCCCTCAAAATGTCGTGGGAGGGCGGTGCGCAGCTCTTCCAGTGACACGGCACTGCCAGCGATGGCTGCCGACTCCGCGACCTTGGGAACCGAACGGACCAAACGGACCGAAAAGGGCCGCTGCCTCTGCCGAACCTGACGAAATATGACCGCCGACTGCGGG
This window of the Thermogemmata fonticola genome carries:
- a CDS encoding HD domain-containing protein, which codes for MRTFEEVVLAAVSFAARAHRHQLRKDGRTPYVAHPLRVALIVRHLLGCGDEEVLAAAVLHDCLEDTDTDYDDLAAAFGEQVARWVAALSKDCRLPEEQREEAYCRQLRAADWQVHLLKLADMYDNLTDSAHLEPFKRAQVVRKVRRYLEALRPTSADPPLVSAARRLVEQALSQLEQHEVQV